A stretch of the Saprospiraceae bacterium genome encodes the following:
- the fbp gene encoding class 1 fructose-bisphosphatase, producing the protein MGRRITLDEFIVENQFQQDQASGEFSGLLRHIGIAAKIVNRIVNKAGLMDILGVEGNVNSSGDTVQKLDIYANDLMIEYLKNSGLCAGVASEELDSFVSFSGIANKNNKYVVVIDPLDGSSNIDVNISVGTIFGIYQRISHENEELQLSDFLQKGVNQVAAGYVLYGTSTMLVYTTGHGVNGFTYDRGIGEFCLSHPIMKIPAEGNNYSINQGYYKQFSTGIQRYLDDCADKSMIQRYIGSMVADVHRTICLGGVFLYPNTIKNPDGKLRMLYECNPLSFVIEQAGGTSINENGSRIMEIDIVDLHQRSSIIIGSHQNVDSVRKYL; encoded by the coding sequence ATGGGACGCAGAATAACATTAGACGAGTTTATTGTTGAAAATCAATTTCAACAAGATCAGGCATCTGGCGAGTTTTCAGGTTTACTTAGGCATATTGGAATTGCAGCTAAAATTGTAAATCGAATTGTAAATAAAGCCGGATTAATGGATATTCTTGGTGTTGAGGGCAATGTGAACAGTTCCGGAGATACGGTTCAGAAACTGGATATATACGCAAATGATTTAATGATAGAATACCTGAAAAATTCAGGGCTTTGTGCCGGTGTCGCTTCTGAAGAATTGGATTCTTTTGTCTCTTTTAGCGGTATAGCAAACAAAAACAATAAGTATGTGGTTGTAATAGACCCCCTCGATGGCTCATCTAATATAGATGTTAATATCAGCGTAGGAACAATTTTTGGAATATACCAAAGAATTAGTCATGAAAATGAAGAATTGCAGTTAAGTGATTTTTTGCAAAAAGGTGTAAATCAAGTTGCTGCTGGTTATGTTTTGTATGGAACGTCAACCATGCTGGTTTATACCACCGGGCATGGTGTTAATGGATTTACTTATGATCGCGGTATCGGTGAATTTTGTTTAAGTCATCCGATTATGAAAATTCCTGCCGAAGGAAATAACTATTCCATAAATCAAGGGTATTATAAACAATTTAGTACAGGGATTCAACGCTATTTGGATGATTGTGCTGACAAGAGTATGATCCAGCGTTACATTGGTTCTATGGTGGCAGATGTCCATAGAACGATTTGCTTAGGTGGTGTTTTTCTATATCCTAATACAATCAAAAATCCTGACGGTAAACTTCGAATGCTGTATGAATGCAACCCATTGAGTTTTGTAATCGAACAAGCAGGGGGAACAAGTATTAATGAAAATGGATCCCGCATAATGGAAATAGATATTGTTGATTTGCATCAAAGGTCTTCAATCATCATAGGTTCTCATCAAAATGTTGATTCTGTAAGAAAATATTTATAA
- a CDS encoding DUF2905 family protein, whose product MEVGKQIIILGLILVIIGISFTYFRQFISWFGNLPGDIKWVGSNYRIYFPIISLLLISLLLNAIYYLIRYLKQ is encoded by the coding sequence ATGGAAGTCGGAAAGCAAATAATCATATTGGGATTGATACTAGTGATTATTGGAATTTCCTTTACTTATTTTAGACAATTCATTTCTTGGTTTGGAAATTTACCCGGGGATATTAAATGGGTGGGATCTAACTATAGAATTTATTTTCCGATAATTAGCTTACTGCTTATAAGCTTGCTCTTAAATGCAATCTATTATTTGATACGTTATTTAAAACAATAA
- a CDS encoding ABC transporter ATP-binding protein, translating to MKHLFTLNRYFNKYKKKLLLGILFVILSNIFRVLQPQAIREALNRILDFIQSDKGQMQKEQLYSELMKFGFYIFGFALLMGLFMYMMRQTIIVMSRLIEYDLRKDIFQHYLKLDTAFYQQNKTGDLMSRITEDVNKVRMYLGPALLYGINLISLVLIVIITMFKVNFMLSLYTLLPLPFLSFIIYWVSNKINKKSEKIQQQLARLTTVSQESFSGIRIIKSYGMEANWKRDLGENAKQYKDLYLGLSRIDALFFPSMLLLIGLSTLITIFVGGLNVYNGTVTPGNIAEFVIYVNMLTWPVSALGWCVSIIQQAEASQKRINDFLQAKSEIESNGPQKLPGSSYDIEFENINFQYPGSKIKALTNFSVSIPKGSRVAIVGKTASGKTTLAELLLRLYDPSSGTIKLGGQNLKNIQVELLRKQIAYVPQDVFLFSESIEDNIAFGIESPEPQLVKKAATYASVATEIEEFPEGYTSILGERGVNVSGGQKQRISLARAFIKDSPIIVLDDCLSAVDSQTEQRIMESFDTYLSGKTLILITQRLKQTAHMDKILVLEDGKLVQSGNFETLVKEKGLFSQLYEIEIKAENNIQEK from the coding sequence TTGAAACATCTATTTACATTAAATCGCTATTTTAATAAATACAAGAAAAAGCTTTTATTAGGGATACTTTTTGTAATACTTTCAAACATTTTCAGAGTCTTACAACCCCAAGCCATACGGGAAGCGCTTAACCGGATATTAGATTTTATTCAAAGCGATAAGGGTCAAATGCAAAAAGAGCAGCTTTATTCTGAATTGATGAAATTTGGATTTTACATATTTGGTTTTGCTTTATTAATGGGACTATTTATGTATATGATGCGGCAAACAATTATTGTAATGTCTCGATTAATTGAATACGATTTAAGAAAAGACATATTTCAACATTATTTAAAATTGGATACTGCATTTTATCAACAGAACAAAACCGGTGATCTGATGTCCAGGATAACAGAGGATGTGAATAAAGTACGAATGTACCTGGGCCCAGCGTTGCTTTATGGAATTAACCTGATCAGTTTGGTATTGATTGTCATCATTACCATGTTCAAGGTTAATTTCATGCTTTCATTATATACTTTATTGCCTCTGCCATTTCTTTCGTTTATTATTTATTGGGTAAGCAACAAAATCAATAAAAAAAGCGAAAAAATACAACAGCAATTAGCTCGATTGACAACAGTAAGCCAGGAATCTTTTAGCGGCATCCGGATAATTAAATCCTATGGGATGGAAGCCAATTGGAAGCGAGATTTAGGAGAAAATGCAAAACAATACAAAGATTTATATCTTGGACTATCTCGAATCGATGCCCTCTTTTTTCCTTCGATGCTTTTATTGATTGGATTAAGTACATTAATTACCATATTTGTAGGTGGTCTAAACGTTTATAACGGCACAGTTACTCCGGGAAACATCGCAGAGTTTGTTATCTATGTCAATATGCTGACATGGCCTGTTTCAGCCCTTGGTTGGTGTGTTTCTATCATACAGCAAGCTGAAGCTTCTCAAAAGCGAATCAATGATTTCTTACAAGCAAAATCGGAAATCGAATCAAATGGACCTCAAAAATTGCCGGGCTCTTCATATGATATTGAATTTGAAAACATTAACTTTCAATATCCAGGATCGAAAATCAAAGCTTTGACAAATTTCTCAGTAAGCATTCCGAAAGGATCTCGAGTTGCTATCGTTGGAAAGACGGCGTCAGGAAAAACGACCCTAGCAGAATTACTCCTGCGTTTGTACGATCCCAGTTCAGGTACGATCAAATTAGGCGGCCAAAATTTAAAAAACATTCAAGTCGAATTGCTGCGAAAGCAAATTGCCTATGTACCTCAGGATGTGTTTTTATTTTCTGAAAGCATAGAAGACAATATTGCTTTTGGAATTGAATCTCCAGAGCCCCAACTTGTCAAGAAAGCTGCCACTTATGCTTCGGTGGCAACAGAAATTGAAGAATTTCCAGAAGGCTATACCAGTATTTTAGGAGAACGAGGAGTCAATGTTTCAGGAGGACAAAAACAGCGAATTAGTCTGGCAAGGGCGTTTATCAAAGATTCACCTATCATTGTATTAGACGACTGCTTGTCAGCCGTAGACTCCCAAACAGAACAGCGGATTATGGAAAGTTTTGACACCTATCTTTCCGGGAAGACATTGATATTGATTACACAAAGATTAAAACAAACCGCCCATATGGATAAAATCCTGGTTTTAGAGGATGGAAAATTGGTTCAAAGTGGAAATTTTGAAACATTAGTTAAAGAAAAAGGCCTTTTTTCACAACTTTATGAGATTGAAATAAAAGCCGAAAACAATATTCAGGAAAAATAA
- a CDS encoding DUF3276 family protein, whose amino-acid sequence MENEKHIENIFSKKLRAGKRRTYFFDIRKTKSDDFFISITESTRKFTGEGYERHKIFVYKEDFNRFVENLQEVINEIKTNYLPDFDYDAFAKRDEEWEQQNPEGSKNQNDDNIAW is encoded by the coding sequence GTGGAAAATGAAAAGCATATCGAGAATATTTTTTCAAAAAAACTAAGGGCCGGTAAGCGCAGGACCTATTTTTTTGATATTAGAAAAACAAAATCCGATGATTTTTTTATATCCATAACGGAAAGCACCCGGAAATTTACTGGCGAAGGCTATGAACGCCATAAAATTTTTGTCTATAAGGAAGACTTTAATCGTTTTGTAGAAAATCTTCAGGAGGTGATTAATGAAATCAAAACCAATTATTTGCCAGATTTTGATTACGATGCATTTGCTAAAAGAGATGAAGAATGGGAGCAACAAAATCCTGAAGGTTCGAAAAATCAAAACGACGATAATATTGCCTGGTAG
- a CDS encoding helix-hairpin-helix domain-containing protein, whose amino-acid sequence MTKSSFDKLTLSKNERLGLYFLLILFVGFIILPYKFSQPESINSNLIRPINNATIISDSNFEKTYEIDANLETPKNNKSNDKSTVKLYAFDPNELDEKTANDLGLSPLVYKRIQNYLNTGARFKNPEQFGKIYGLSMDKYKMLLPYIQIKNEPTIQTKKNKSNLPASLNRIEINACNASDLLPLPGIGEGLSARIIKYRDLLGGFHKTEQLKEVYGITDSLYLVIKDYIILNKNIIKLNLSEMRYSEMQKHPYIGHKMAKLISAYVKLHPQASNQEILGNLPSTSNEINKNLIAYLEPN is encoded by the coding sequence AAGCAAAAATGAGCGACTTGGCTTATATTTCTTATTAATACTATTTGTGGGATTTATTATTTTACCCTATAAATTTTCACAACCTGAATCTATAAATTCAAATTTAATTAGACCTATAAACAATGCAACAATTATATCAGATTCCAATTTTGAAAAAACATATGAAATAGATGCCAACTTAGAGACACCTAAAAACAATAAATCCAATGACAAATCCACAGTAAAGCTTTATGCATTTGATCCAAACGAGCTCGATGAAAAAACCGCAAATGATTTAGGGCTATCGCCATTGGTTTATAAAAGAATCCAAAACTATTTAAATACAGGCGCTCGCTTCAAAAATCCTGAGCAATTCGGCAAAATATATGGACTTTCAATGGATAAATACAAAATGCTACTTCCATATATACAAATAAAGAACGAACCAACAATCCAGACAAAGAAGAACAAATCCAACTTACCGGCATCACTGAATAGAATTGAAATAAATGCATGCAACGCTTCTGACCTTCTACCCCTTCCGGGAATCGGTGAAGGACTATCAGCTCGAATTATTAAATACCGGGATTTACTCGGGGGATTCCATAAAACGGAACAGTTAAAAGAAGTCTATGGGATAACTGATTCATTATACTTGGTTATAAAAGATTATATAATTTTAAACAAAAATATTATAAAACTAAATTTATCAGAAATGCGTTATTCAGAAATGCAAAAACATCCATACATAGGACACAAAATGGCAAAATTAATTTCTGCTTATGTGAAATTACATCCACAAGCATCCAATCAGGAAATTCTTGGTAATTTGCCTTCAACAAGCAATGAAATAAATAAAAATCTTATTGCCTATTTAGAACCAAACTGA